One stretch of Arachis hypogaea cultivar Tifrunner chromosome 20, arahy.Tifrunner.gnm2.J5K5, whole genome shotgun sequence DNA includes these proteins:
- the LOC112786868 gene encoding L-type lectin-domain containing receptor kinase VIII.2-like: MRIMVTSLFIAIFITMFIISLTVSVQSSPSSQPPPVSVNHNNFDNDINLSGDAHAVKDRVSLTRPSQFSSGLLLRNTSITFSSASANTTANTTGTSLSVEFSFSISPAAASDDGGSGFVLILFPGDFENVFSANYSFGISKEYSKNYVAVEFDTSQDDEFNDPNANHVGIDVGSLISVAIANVSDSDIVLNNGEKLKAWVDYVASSKNLEVRLCKSSEDRPNDPIVSHKIDLAKLWGNEPVFVGLSASNDADSVQVVSVYTWKVVSSGDVAERQGARNVPAEEEKGSFGTLSVLAEVIFGTVCVALVAFVVLFLWAIFFQKHEEEQSFALGKRENLEYERIDVAVDKQSTEEIERLNS, encoded by the coding sequence ATGAGGATAATGGTTACGTCATTGTTCATCGCAATATTCATCACAATGTTCATCATTTCCCTAACCGTTTCTGTTCAATCTTCTCCTTCCTCACAACCGCCGCCTGTTTCCGTTAACCATAACAACTTTGACAATGACATCAATCTCTCAGGTGACGCTCACGCCGTCAAAGACCGGGTGAGTCTCACGCGCCCCTCACAGTTCAGCTCCGGCCTCCTTCTCCGAAACACCTCAATCACATTCTCCTCTGCCAGCGCCAACACCACCGCCAATACAACCGGCACCTCCCTCTCCGTCGAATTCTCATTCTCAATCTCCCCCGCCGCCGCCTCCGACGATGGCGGTAGCGGTTTCGTCCTTATCCTCTTCCCTGGCGACTTCGAGAATGTATTCTCGGCTAACTACTCATTCGGCATCTCAAAAGAATACAGCAAAAACTATGTCGCCGTCGAATTCGACACCTCGCAAGATGACGAGTTCAACGATCCAAACGCGAACCACGTCGGAATAGACGTCGGAAGCCTCATCTCCGTCGCAATCGCGAATGTCTCCGACTCAGACATTGTCCTCAACAACGGCGAGAAGCTGAAAGCTTGGGTTGATTACGTGGCAAGTTCGAAGAATCTCGAGGTTCGGTTATGCAAGTCCAGTGAAGACCGCCCTAACGATCCGATCGTTTCGCACAAAATCGATTTGGCTAAACTCTGGGGAAACGAGCCCGTGTTCGTTGGTTTGAGTGCCTCGAACGACGCGGATTCCGTTCAGGTTGTTAGTGTGTACACGTGGAAGGTGGTGAGTTCTGGAGACGTGGCAGAACGTCAGGGTGCACGAAACGTGCCGGCTGAAGAAGAGAAGGGTAGTTTTGGAACTTTGTCGGTTCTTGCTGAGGTTATATTCGGAACTGTGTGTGTTGCGTTGGTTGCTTTTGTGGTACTGTTTCTGTGGGCCATATTCTTTCAGAAGCACGAGGAAGAACAGTCATTTGCGCTTGGGAAGAGAGAGAACCTTGAGTATGAGAGGATAGATGTTGCTGTGGATAAGCAAAGTACTGAAGAGATTGAGAGATTGAATTCGTAG